Proteins from a genomic interval of Mesobacillus sp. S13:
- a CDS encoding DUF5658 family protein: MTQLFFYLTILNIFDAGVTWFGLEHAFISELNPFMYAIYEINPLLFVLTKTSLSIFLLLFILLKKVPQSPLIKGLTIFAIVSYTAIVFMHGFWLVHIF; encoded by the coding sequence ATGACACAACTTTTCTTTTACCTAACAATCTTAAATATATTTGATGCAGGCGTTACATGGTTTGGATTAGAACATGCCTTCATCTCTGAATTGAATCCGTTTATGTACGCAATATATGAGATTAATCCGTTACTTTTTGTTCTCACGAAAACCTCTCTTTCCATATTCCTTCTATTATTCATTCTTTTAAAAAAAGTCCCTCAATCTCCACTAATCAAAGGTCTAACTATTTTTGCCATAGTTTCCTACACTGCTATCGTCTTCATGCACGGTTTCTGGCTGGTTCACATCTTTTAA
- the sdaAB gene encoding L-serine ammonia-lyase, iron-sulfur-dependent subunit beta has product MKYRSAFDIIGPVMIGPSSSHTAGAARIGRVARTLFEKQPAKAVISLYGSFAKTYKGHGTDLALVAGIMDFDTFDERIPDALKIAEQSGLEVEFITEDAVTEHPNTVKINLYDGQGKELEIVGISIGGGTIEITEINSFKLKLSGGNPAILVVHHDRFGLISAVTTVLSKHQINIGHMEVSRKDKGDTAVMVIEMDHKIENGVYAELTALDGVDQVIRLVD; this is encoded by the coding sequence ATGAAATATCGTTCTGCATTTGATATTATAGGTCCGGTGATGATCGGGCCATCGAGTTCGCATACAGCCGGCGCTGCAAGGATTGGCCGCGTGGCGCGCACATTGTTCGAGAAGCAGCCGGCAAAGGCCGTCATCTCCCTGTACGGTTCTTTTGCTAAAACTTACAAAGGACATGGAACCGACCTGGCACTCGTTGCCGGGATCATGGACTTTGATACATTTGATGAACGGATTCCAGACGCTTTGAAAATCGCGGAGCAATCCGGGCTCGAAGTTGAATTCATAACCGAGGATGCCGTCACAGAGCATCCGAATACGGTAAAAATAAATCTTTACGATGGACAGGGCAAGGAGCTTGAAATCGTCGGGATATCCATCGGCGGCGGAACGATTGAGATCACTGAAATCAATTCGTTCAAGCTGAAGCTGTCCGGCGGCAACCCGGCTATCCTCGTCGTCCATCATGACCGGTTCGGGCTGATTTCAGCCGTGACAACGGTTTTATCAAAGCACCAAATCAACATCGGCCATATGGAGGTTTCCCGCAAAGATAAGGGAGATACAGCAGTCATGGTCATCGAAATGGATCACAAAATCGAAAACGGAGTCTATGCAGAGTTAACAGCCCTTGATGGCGTTGACCAAGTTATCCGTCTCGTTGACTAA
- the sdaAA gene encoding L-serine ammonia-lyase, iron-sulfur-dependent, subunit alpha: MFRNVAELVELAEKNQVKIAEIMIRQEIEVSGRSREEIIAQMDNNLQVMERAVERGLAGVKSQTGLTGGDAVLLQKYIDSGKSLAGNLLLDAVSKAVATNEVNAAMGIICATPTAGSAGVVPGTLFAVKEKLNPTRMEMIEYLFTTAAFGFVVANNASISGAAGGCQAEVGSAASMAAAAIVEMAGGTPQQSSEAFAITMKNMLGLVCDPVAGLVEVPCVKRNAMGASNAITAADMALAGITSRIPCDEVIGAMYAIGQTMPSALRETAEGGLAATPTGKRLEEEIFGKPKEKLVDYLIQK, translated from the coding sequence ATGTTTCGTAATGTTGCGGAGCTTGTTGAATTAGCTGAAAAAAATCAAGTGAAAATAGCCGAAATCATGATTCGGCAGGAGATAGAAGTTTCAGGCCGTTCCCGCGAGGAAATCATTGCCCAGATGGACAATAACCTCCAGGTCATGGAACGCGCTGTGGAAAGAGGCTTGGCTGGCGTTAAATCCCAGACCGGCCTTACCGGCGGGGATGCAGTCCTATTGCAAAAATACATCGACAGCGGGAAATCGCTTGCTGGGAATCTATTATTGGATGCCGTCAGCAAGGCAGTTGCAACCAATGAAGTGAACGCAGCGATGGGCATTATCTGCGCGACTCCAACCGCTGGATCAGCAGGCGTCGTTCCGGGAACACTTTTTGCAGTAAAAGAAAAGCTCAACCCGACGCGCATGGAAATGATCGAGTATCTGTTCACGACTGCGGCATTCGGTTTTGTCGTTGCCAACAATGCGTCGATTTCCGGAGCTGCGGGTGGCTGTCAGGCAGAAGTAGGCTCAGCTGCAAGTATGGCCGCGGCGGCAATCGTCGAAATGGCAGGCGGAACACCACAGCAGTCATCTGAAGCATTTGCGATAACGATGAAAAATATGCTTGGATTGGTTTGCGACCCGGTAGCTGGACTAGTTGAAGTTCCATGTGTAAAAAGAAACGCAATGGGTGCTTCGAACGCCATCACTGCGGCCGACATGGCACTTGCCGGCATCACAAGCCGAATCCCATGCGACGAAGTCATCGGCGCGATGTACGCCATCGGCCAGACCATGCCATCCGCACTAAGGGAAACAGCAGAAGGCGGACTCGCGGCAACACCAACAGGCAAGCGATTAGAGGAAGAGATTTTTGGTAAGCCAAAGGAAAAGCTGGTAGATTATTTGATTCAGAAATAA
- a CDS encoding TasA family protein, giving the protein MSVKKKLGLGVASAALGLSLVGGGTWAAFNDTATINNHFAAGTLDLVVGKVNQAANFDLGNMKPGDSVKRVFTLNNNGSLAIKEVLLNTTASGFSSGVGTNADMNAFLSQFEINAFKVDSENTTGIFEPRASIVVSGQTLTLADLVNGPTAYSGKIKSDYITDDGTQRINLAPLVVPTGQEAYRGIPVTPVDSDAVMFVIKFKEDNTRVGGAYSEFVQNKYQGNAANFFFNLEATQWDGRTLDSSNGNGEINNGVQGSADGTSDPNPRSIKTDANGADLREHGDNEVVEPANQN; this is encoded by the coding sequence ATGTCAGTAAAAAAGAAATTAGGATTAGGCGTAGCATCAGCAGCACTAGGGTTATCACTAGTAGGTGGAGGAACTTGGGCAGCATTCAACGATACTGCAACGATTAATAACCATTTTGCTGCAGGTACACTGGATCTAGTAGTGGGTAAAGTGAATCAAGCTGCTAACTTTGACTTGGGTAATATGAAGCCTGGAGATTCAGTGAAGAGGGTATTTACGTTAAATAATAATGGTTCTTTGGCTATAAAGGAAGTATTACTAAACACTACAGCTAGTGGATTTTCAAGTGGTGTAGGAACAAATGCTGACATGAATGCATTCCTGTCACAATTTGAAATTAATGCATTCAAAGTTGATTCTGAAAACACCACAGGAATTTTTGAACCAAGAGCAAGCATAGTAGTGTCAGGTCAGACACTTACTCTTGCTGATTTAGTAAATGGTCCAACAGCATACTCAGGCAAAATTAAGTCTGATTACATTACAGATGATGGTACTCAAAGAATTAATCTTGCCCCACTTGTAGTACCAACTGGACAAGAAGCCTATAGAGGGATTCCTGTAACACCAGTAGACAGTGATGCCGTAATGTTTGTAATTAAATTTAAAGAGGATAACACAAGAGTTGGTGGAGCATACAGTGAGTTTGTACAGAATAAATACCAAGGAAATGCTGCTAACTTCTTCTTTAACTTAGAAGCAACTCAGTGGGATGGAAGAACACTTGACAGCTCTAATGGTAATGGAGAAATTAACAATGGAGTCCAAGGCTCTGCTGATGGAACATCTGATCCAAATCCGCGTTCAATTAAGACGGATGCGAATGGAGCTGATCTTCGTGAACATGGTGATAATGAAGTTGTAGAACCAGCTAACCAAAACTAA
- a CDS encoding SulP family inorganic anion transporter, whose product MFQTLKRELLAGITVSVVALPLALAFGMQATGNSDGAIIGLYGAIITGFFAALFGGTKGQVTGPTGPITIIFTGIVATQGLEYAFIAAFMGGLFQIVFGVLKAGNYLKFIPLPVVSGFMNGIAIIIIMGQLQYVTGSFLVVLLTIVFMLVAMRWIKIIPPSLMALILGTVAVILLEKVVPAVHFTMPFINDFIFFDTAERIGEIPKGLPQLHLPIADLSVIIQLIPAALSIAVLGSIDSLLTSVVMDNMTGTKHKSNKELIGQGIGNTIAGLFGAMPGAGATVRSVVNLRSGGQTALSAMVHSLALLLFMLVFGPLAEEIPLAVLAGILIMTGITMFDYNSFKLLKSEPRSDAAVMIATMVLTVAIDLMVAVGVGVLLSAIIFMKIMSEEGFKITSRQENDVRVYILEGPLFFGAVELITQTITGDYSPRIAIDLRKVTVIDASGALILLQLYEYLRERNQELYLFGAEPNVESTLHRMKVCEKIGRNGCYPPQGYSNYSLENGADQTVS is encoded by the coding sequence ATGTTTCAAACCCTGAAGCGTGAGTTGCTGGCCGGGATTACGGTTTCGGTTGTTGCGCTGCCGCTTGCGTTGGCTTTTGGGATGCAGGCGACGGGTAATTCGGATGGGGCCATTATTGGGTTGTATGGTGCCATCATTACTGGTTTTTTTGCTGCTTTGTTCGGCGGGACGAAGGGGCAGGTGACGGGTCCGACTGGGCCGATCACGATTATCTTTACGGGGATTGTGGCAACTCAGGGGCTGGAGTATGCGTTTATTGCCGCGTTCATGGGAGGCCTTTTTCAGATTGTATTTGGGGTACTTAAAGCAGGCAATTATTTAAAGTTCATTCCGTTGCCGGTCGTCAGCGGTTTTATGAACGGGATTGCCATCATCATTATCATGGGGCAGCTGCAGTATGTGACGGGCAGCTTTTTAGTCGTGCTGTTGACGATTGTTTTTATGCTGGTTGCAATGAGGTGGATTAAGATCATCCCGCCAAGCTTGATGGCGCTGATTTTAGGAACAGTTGCGGTGATCCTTCTTGAAAAAGTGGTTCCTGCCGTTCATTTTACAATGCCATTTATAAACGACTTCATTTTCTTTGACACCGCAGAGAGAATTGGCGAGATTCCAAAAGGACTGCCGCAACTTCATCTGCCAATTGCTGATCTGAGTGTCATCATCCAATTGATTCCGGCTGCATTAAGCATCGCTGTTCTTGGATCGATTGACTCGTTGCTAACATCGGTTGTCATGGATAATATGACAGGTACGAAGCACAAGAGCAATAAAGAGTTAATTGGCCAGGGGATTGGTAACACCATAGCTGGACTATTCGGCGCAATGCCCGGTGCTGGTGCGACTGTCCGTTCAGTAGTCAATTTACGCAGCGGGGGACAGACTGCTTTATCAGCGATGGTTCATAGTTTAGCTTTGCTGTTGTTTATGCTTGTGTTTGGACCTCTGGCTGAAGAAATTCCACTCGCAGTGCTAGCGGGTATTTTAATAATGACGGGTATCACAATGTTTGATTATAACAGCTTTAAACTCCTCAAGAGTGAGCCGCGTTCGGACGCTGCCGTGATGATAGCAACTATGGTCTTAACTGTTGCAATTGACCTTATGGTTGCGGTTGGTGTAGGCGTGTTGTTGAGTGCAATTATTTTTATGAAGATAATGAGTGAGGAAGGTTTCAAGATTACTAGCAGGCAGGAAAATGATGTTAGGGTTTATATACTTGAAGGACCGCTGTTTTTCGGAGCGGTTGAACTCATCACACAAACGATCACAGGAGATTATAGTCCTCGAATTGCAATCGACTTGCGAAAGGTCACAGTTATTGATGCTTCAGGAGCTTTGATTTTGCTTCAACTTTATGAATATCTAAGAGAACGAAATCAAGAGTTGTACTTGTTTGGGGCTGAACCTAATGTCGAATCGACCCTTCACAGAATGAAGGTATGTGAAAAGATAGGACGCAATGGATGTTACCCGCCACAGGGATATTCGAACTATTCATTAGAGAATGGCGCTGATCAAACAGTAAGTTAA
- a CDS encoding murein hydrolase activator EnvC family protein, whose product MLKRSVFLAVTIGLTGMNAAYAESSESLPEIRQKRFDLKQNFNEKENQIQTLEKAEEKYLTELKSLDDEMSELNQKIRDLQEVLSDSEQAAEDMEMEIQKLSFNIQHREQLIKKRLRLMQSNDGLGMYVDLIFDSKNMSQLFDAAIAVSTIIKADKDLLAKQKADLESLKEQQEALKDKVVLLEKDQQELLLLKADLEKKTEEKERLLETVHATKEESESQLMDMYEVYVNLASQEIAILKENQRVEHQLSESEDVFIMPTKGELTSGYGPRWGRLHAGIDIADESAETEVVAAASGTVIRSYYSVTYGNCVLITHKINDSTFTTLYAHLEKSTVATGQPVKKGELLGYMGNTGDSKGKHLHFEIHEGQWNYEKSNSVDPLQYVKK is encoded by the coding sequence GTGCTTAAACGTAGTGTATTCCTCGCAGTGACGATTGGGCTGACTGGAATGAATGCAGCCTACGCCGAATCATCAGAGAGTCTGCCAGAAATTCGGCAGAAACGGTTTGATTTAAAGCAGAATTTCAATGAAAAAGAAAATCAAATCCAAACGTTGGAAAAGGCTGAGGAAAAATATCTAACTGAACTGAAGTCGCTCGATGATGAGATGTCAGAGCTGAATCAGAAAATCAGGGATCTGCAAGAAGTTCTGAGTGATTCCGAACAGGCTGCAGAGGATATGGAAATGGAAATTCAAAAACTTAGTTTCAACATCCAACACCGGGAGCAATTAATCAAAAAACGACTGCGTTTGATGCAGAGCAATGATGGATTGGGAATGTATGTAGATTTGATTTTTGATTCGAAAAACATGTCCCAGTTGTTTGATGCGGCAATCGCCGTTAGTACAATCATTAAGGCTGATAAGGATTTGCTGGCAAAACAAAAAGCTGATTTGGAGTCACTGAAGGAACAGCAAGAAGCGCTCAAGGATAAGGTGGTCCTGCTGGAAAAAGACCAACAGGAACTGCTGTTATTGAAAGCTGACTTGGAGAAGAAGACGGAGGAGAAGGAGCGCCTGCTTGAAACTGTCCATGCCACTAAGGAGGAAAGTGAATCACAGCTGATGGATATGTATGAGGTCTATGTCAACCTCGCCTCCCAGGAAATTGCGATTTTAAAAGAAAATCAGAGAGTGGAGCATCAGCTCTCTGAATCTGAGGACGTATTTATCATGCCTACAAAGGGAGAACTGACCTCTGGTTATGGTCCGAGATGGGGTAGGCTGCACGCAGGCATCGATATTGCTGATGAATCGGCCGAAACCGAAGTGGTCGCGGCTGCATCCGGAACCGTCATCCGCTCCTATTATTCCGTAACCTACGGTAACTGTGTTCTGATCACCCACAAAATCAACGATAGCACCTTCACCACCCTTTACGCCCACCTGGAAAAAAGCACAGTCGCAACAGGTCAGCCTGTCAAAAAAGGCGAGTTGCTGGGCTATATGGGAAATACCGGTGACAGCAAGGGAAAGCATTTGCATTTTGAAATCCATGAAGGCCAGTGGAACTATGAGAAATCAAACAGCGTTGACCCGCTTCAATATGTAAAGAAATAA
- a CDS encoding fibronectin type III domain-containing protein yields the protein MRKTITNFVLNFIHTIAIAKQKAGWEGRTIRYTRLRKFKKKGRGLLIAAKILALWYLLVLTGSYLTADTGAYFNDVETISETITIADNFCADEEWANEHKQYCKDNAGIGNGCEPGDDCDSEKGEDEDNPGHNRETCGDHTSAPCSEGSRVSNINATQTSSTITLTWTNPSDNKFKSIKVYRNGEPAPIAENITSSQFEDTGLLPDTKYIYYIVEVNNQGDNLGTAIFEVSTNPEQDSEQPQSEAKPTEAEANPTEPEQDTQSPGEVIGPSGSETGNSGNVELSWTPPSDSDFSHVRIYRDEELVADNVKSNNYSDQVSEKNHSYKITTVDTSGNESPGVPIEVTWHK from the coding sequence GTGAGAAAAACAATCACCAACTTCGTTCTCAATTTTATACATACGATAGCCATTGCTAAACAAAAGGCTGGTTGGGAGGGAAGGACAATTCGATATACCAGGCTGAGAAAGTTTAAGAAAAAAGGAAGAGGGCTCCTGATTGCAGCAAAGATTCTGGCCCTGTGGTACTTATTAGTTCTTACAGGTTCTTACCTTACGGCAGATACCGGGGCTTATTTTAATGATGTTGAAACAATTAGCGAAACAATAACTATAGCAGATAACTTTTGTGCAGATGAGGAATGGGCGAATGAGCATAAACAATATTGTAAAGACAATGCGGGAATAGGAAATGGTTGTGAACCTGGAGATGACTGTGATTCTGAAAAGGGAGAGGATGAAGATAACCCTGGTCACAATCGGGAAACTTGCGGTGATCATACCAGTGCCCCATGTTCGGAAGGCAGCAGGGTATCAAATATAAACGCTACCCAAACTAGCAGCACCATCACCTTAACTTGGACCAATCCTAGTGACAATAAATTTAAATCCATAAAGGTTTATAGAAATGGAGAGCCTGCTCCAATCGCTGAAAACATCACAAGTAGTCAGTTTGAAGATACAGGGTTATTACCTGATACAAAATATATCTACTACATAGTAGAAGTAAATAACCAGGGTGACAATTTAGGAACTGCTATTTTTGAAGTTTCTACGAATCCTGAACAGGATAGTGAGCAACCTCAATCTGAAGCCAAGCCAACTGAAGCTGAAGCTAACCCAACCGAACCTGAACAAGATACACAATCTCCGGGAGAGGTAATAGGTCCAAGTGGCTCTGAAACAGGGAATAGCGGCAATGTCGAATTATCCTGGACTCCTCCATCTGACTCTGATTTTAGCCATGTCAGAATATATAGGGATGAGGAGTTAGTTGCAGACAATGTGAAAAGTAACAATTACTCAGATCAGGTTTCAGAAAAAAATCACAGTTATAAAATAACAACCGTTGACACTTCCGGAAATGAATCTCCAGGAGTACCTATCGAAGTCACTTGGCATAAATAA
- a CDS encoding acyl-CoA dehydrogenase family protein yields the protein MNFYSEEPQFRALLKELLDEEFYEYADRELLAFGEKCANEIDERARFTDREGQPKLIKFDAYGDDISEVWVNDGYRKTVEDSYNTGIVGYVHKDIPELGRRGNYIYSYAQGYLLSQTEAGFYCPVTLTMATAYLLDQYASPEVKEKFLPHVLSTGETTLYEGATFLTERQGGSDVGANVVKAVQTADGYKIYGEKYFASNAGMCGVAMVLARKEGAPSGTKGLTLFAVPWRKEDGKLNGIKIRRLKDKLGVRAVPSAEVEFEGAEAFVVGDPAKGFYYMMEALNLSRVCNTVASLGIMRRAYREAREYALKRDAFGKKLADFPMIKDSLVKMAVKLEVETRTVFKYLPLFEKVMRNESGVSEKDVVINRLYIALLKKETAEQAVHFAHEAIEMHGGNGYIEDFVTPRLLRDAQVLTVWEGTANILGLEVLRLMEKFNAGGLFLEEMKERIAGMEGEYVDQVHGGIEQLEKLLLSLQTASHDHKTFHSKRVAELMVKIFESVNALEYGVGGDERAEKVMEVFIEETWESRHEFVNQLKPVDYFYEIVSKPLIQEKSLVK from the coding sequence ATGAACTTTTACAGTGAAGAACCGCAGTTTCGAGCATTGCTGAAGGAATTATTGGATGAAGAGTTTTACGAATACGCAGACCGGGAGCTTCTGGCATTCGGTGAAAAATGCGCCAACGAAATTGACGAGCGCGCCAGATTCACAGATCGCGAAGGCCAGCCGAAGCTGATTAAATTCGATGCCTATGGCGATGATATCTCCGAAGTCTGGGTAAATGACGGCTATCGGAAAACAGTTGAAGATTCCTACAACACCGGAATTGTCGGCTATGTTCATAAGGATATTCCTGAACTAGGACGCCGCGGGAATTATATCTATTCGTATGCTCAGGGTTATCTGCTTTCTCAAACAGAGGCAGGCTTTTACTGCCCGGTCACATTGACGATGGCCACCGCTTATTTATTGGACCAGTACGCATCACCAGAGGTAAAAGAGAAATTCCTTCCCCATGTATTATCAACAGGAGAAACAACATTATACGAAGGCGCTACCTTCCTGACCGAACGCCAGGGCGGATCCGACGTCGGTGCCAACGTGGTAAAGGCAGTTCAGACAGCGGATGGCTACAAGATATACGGAGAAAAATACTTCGCTTCCAACGCAGGAATGTGCGGAGTCGCCATGGTCTTAGCGAGGAAAGAAGGAGCCCCATCCGGCACAAAAGGACTGACATTGTTCGCCGTCCCATGGCGCAAAGAAGACGGAAAACTCAACGGCATCAAAATCCGCAGGCTCAAAGATAAACTCGGAGTACGCGCCGTCCCCTCCGCCGAAGTTGAATTCGAAGGAGCGGAAGCTTTTGTAGTAGGCGACCCAGCAAAAGGCTTCTATTACATGATGGAAGCACTGAACCTTTCCCGAGTCTGCAACACCGTCGCCTCACTCGGCATCATGCGACGGGCCTATCGCGAAGCACGTGAGTATGCATTGAAACGTGACGCCTTCGGCAAAAAGCTAGCCGATTTTCCAATGATCAAAGACTCCCTGGTTAAAATGGCCGTCAAACTTGAAGTTGAAACCCGAACCGTTTTCAAGTACCTGCCATTATTCGAAAAAGTCATGAGGAACGAATCAGGAGTATCAGAAAAAGACGTCGTCATCAATAGACTTTACATCGCACTCCTGAAAAAAGAAACCGCAGAACAAGCCGTCCACTTTGCGCACGAAGCCATCGAAATGCACGGAGGGAATGGGTATATCGAAGATTTTGTTACACCGCGGTTACTGAGAGATGCACAGGTATTGACTGTTTGGGAAGGGACAGCCAATATCCTTGGGCTTGAAGTGTTGAGGTTGATGGAGAAGTTTAATGCAGGAGGACTGTTTTTAGAGGAGATGAAAGAGCGTATTGCTGGGATGGAAGGTGAGTATGTAGACCAAGTACATGGAGGGATTGAGCAGTTAGAGAAACTGCTGTTGTCTTTACAAACGGCTTCACACGATCATAAGACTTTTCACTCAAAGAGGGTGGCTGAATTGATGGTGAAGATATTTGAGAGTGTGAATGCTTTGGAGTATGGTGTTGGTGGGGATGAACGGGCAGAGAAGGTGATGGAGGTCTTTATAGAAGAAACCTGGGAATCTAGACATGAATTCGTTAATCAATTAAAGCCAGTTGATTATTTTTATGAGATAGTCAGCAAACCCTTAATTCAAGAAAAATCTTTAGTAAAATAG
- a CDS encoding MerR family transcriptional regulator: MYTISDLAEQFGVTTRTIRYYEELGLLLPSRTEGGRRIYTASDVTRLKLVFRGKRFGFSLDEIKEMVLLFNEDRTGEKQLKVTIQYGEEKLAEVNERICELVEIREEIERLLTEFKGRLTE; this comes from the coding sequence ATGTACACAATTTCTGACTTGGCAGAGCAGTTTGGGGTCACAACCCGTACCATCCGCTATTACGAAGAGCTCGGATTGCTGCTGCCATCCCGGACTGAAGGAGGACGGAGAATTTACACTGCTAGCGATGTAACACGCTTGAAACTCGTATTTCGCGGGAAGCGGTTTGGATTTTCTCTTGATGAAATCAAGGAAATGGTATTACTCTTCAATGAGGATCGAACTGGTGAAAAACAATTGAAGGTAACAATTCAGTATGGAGAGGAAAAGCTCGCAGAAGTGAATGAAAGGATTTGTGAACTGGTTGAGATCAGGGAGGAAATCGAAAGGCTATTAACTGAATTTAAAGGGAGGCTAACTGAATGA
- a CDS encoding TasA family protein, whose product MRITKIIFFIIILVFLTPIAVNAVTSNENSIDLSVEPGKVLFDLTNVKPGDSVVRNFKVMNKGNKDFNYVINNSFRSGSEKFYNELLLEIKDSQKNIVFKGNLKDFKKTSNSVLKSKTTDELYFLIKIPMELNNDFQGLKCQFEFKVYVEGTLGGVLPADGPKLPNTATGMFNLMAIGIALIIGGFTLISFLKKKSQDIKST is encoded by the coding sequence ATGCGAATAACTAAAATAATATTCTTCATTATTATATTAGTATTTCTTACACCTATTGCGGTAAATGCAGTAACTAGTAATGAAAATAGTATTGATCTTTCTGTTGAACCAGGTAAGGTTTTATTCGATCTAACCAACGTAAAACCGGGTGATTCGGTTGTCAGAAATTTTAAGGTAATGAATAAGGGAAATAAAGATTTTAACTATGTTATAAATAATTCATTTAGGTCAGGGTCTGAAAAGTTTTATAACGAACTTCTTCTTGAAATCAAAGACTCCCAAAAAAATATAGTATTTAAAGGAAATCTTAAAGATTTTAAAAAAACCAGTAATAGTGTGCTGAAGAGTAAGACAACTGATGAACTATATTTTCTAATCAAGATTCCAATGGAACTAAACAACGATTTTCAAGGTCTAAAGTGCCAATTTGAATTTAAAGTATACGTAGAAGGAACCTTAGGCGGAGTTTTGCCAGCTGATGGACCCAAACTCCCCAATACAGCAACTGGTATGTTTAATCTAATGGCAATAGGGATTGCTCTAATAATAGGTGGGTTTACTTTAATTTCCTTCTTGAAAAAGAAAAGTCAGGATATAAAATCAACATAA
- the sipW gene encoding signal peptidase I SipW, with amino-acid sequence MNAKKVLNIFSSLVTSILFLLLIFMVFVVISSKASGGEPQFLGYQLKTVLSGSMEPTFKTGSIIAVKPVEDATALKKGDVITYMQQDGNLVTHRITDVIKQTDQTMYQTKGDNNKDFDSQLVLSQNVVAKYTDVTIPYLGYFIDFAKSSKGMAITLILPGILLLGYSGITIWSALKEIDPKTTNSEEKTA; translated from the coding sequence ATGAATGCAAAAAAAGTCCTCAATATATTTAGTAGTCTTGTAACATCCATATTGTTCCTGCTGCTCATATTCATGGTTTTTGTAGTCATATCCTCCAAGGCATCAGGGGGAGAGCCACAGTTTTTGGGCTACCAGTTGAAAACAGTGTTATCAGGATCAATGGAACCAACCTTTAAAACAGGTTCGATTATAGCAGTTAAACCAGTAGAGGATGCAACAGCTTTGAAGAAAGGTGATGTTATCACCTATATGCAGCAAGATGGGAATCTAGTTACTCATAGAATTACAGATGTAATTAAACAAACAGATCAAACCATGTATCAGACAAAGGGAGATAACAACAAAGACTTCGATTCACAACTAGTACTATCTCAGAATGTTGTAGCTAAATATACTGATGTCACAATACCTTACCTTGGATATTTTATAGATTTCGCTAAGTCAAGTAAGGGCATGGCCATCACACTGATTCTTCCAGGCATCCTGCTGTTAGGTTACTCAGGAATCACAATTTGGTCAGCGTTAAAAGAGATTGATCCAAAGACAACGAACAGTGAAGAAAAGACAGCTTAA